One region of Fragaria vesca subsp. vesca linkage group LG4, FraVesHawaii_1.0, whole genome shotgun sequence genomic DNA includes:
- the LOC101305934 gene encoding probable galacturonosyltransferase-like 3-like has protein sequence MPVPNHHRRLCTFLVLVLAAAVQFPADSAAVELPKFREAPAFRNGRGCRRTAWSSVDAHSHNPSIIHIAMTLDSTYLRGSIAGVFSVLQHATCPENIVFHFIATRHRRDDLRRVITATFPYLNFRLYHFDCNLVRGKISYSVRRALDQPLNYARIYLADLLPSGVRRIIYFDSDLIVVDDVAKLWRIDLGRRVLGAPEYCHANFTNYFTAKFWSNAAFAAEFSGRSACYFNTGVMVIDLWKWREGRYTEKLEHWMSVQKRHRIYELGSLPPFLLVFAGDVEGVEHRWNQHGLGGDNLEGLCRDLHPGPVSLLHWSGKGKPWLRLDSKRPCPLDSLWAPYDLVRHSSLFADS, from the coding sequence ATGCCAGTACCAAATCATCACCGCCGCCTCTGCACATTCCTCGTCCTCGTCCTCGCCGCCGCAGTACAATTCCCGGCGGATTCCGCCGCCGTCGAGCTCCCGAAGTTCCGAGAAGCGCCTGCATTTCGGAATGGCCGCGGGTGCCGCCGGACGGCGTGGTCCTCGGTGGACGCGCACTCCCACAACCCCTCCATCATCCACATCGCCATGACGTTAGACTCCACCTACCTCCGCGGCTCCATAGCCGGCGTCTTCTCCGTCCTCCAGCACGCCACGTGTCCCGAGAACATCGTCTTCCACTTCATCGCCACGCGCCACCGCCGCGACGACCTCCGCCGCGTCATCACCGCCACCTTCCCTTACCTCAACTTCCGCCTCTACCACTTCGACTGCAACCTCGTGAGGGGAAAGATCTCGTACTCGGTGCGACGCGCGCTGGACCAGCCGCTCAACTACGCGCGCATCTACCTCGCCGATCTCCTCCCCTCCGGCGTCCGCCGCATCATCTACTTCGACTCCGACCTGATCGTCGTCGACGACGTGGCCAAGCTCTGGCGCATCGACCTCGGCCGCCGCGTCCTCGGCGCGCCGGAGTACTGCCACGCCAACTTCACCAACTACTTCACCGCGAAATTCTGGTCGAACGCGGCGTTCGCGGCGGAGTTCTCGGGGCGGAGCGCGTGCTACTTCAACACCGGAGTGATGGTGATCGATCTGTGGAAATGGAGAGAAGGCAGGTACACGGAGAAGCTGGAGCATTGGATGAGCGTGCAGAAACGGCACCGTATTTACGAGCTGGGTTCGTTGCCGCCGTTTCTGTTGGTTTTCGCGGGTGACGTGGAGGGTGTGGAGCACAGGTGGAACCAGCACGGACTCGGCGGTGACAACCTGGAGGGGCTATGTAGGGACCTCCACCCTGGCCCGGTGAGCCTGCTCCATTGGAGCGGTAAGGGCAAGCCATGGCTCCGATTGGACTCCAAGCGGCCGTGCCCCTTGGATAGCCTGTGGGCCCCCTATGACCTCGTTCGACATTCCTCTCTCTTCGCTGATAGCTGA
- the LOC101306225 gene encoding serine/threonine-protein kinase STN7, chloroplastic-like, translating to MAVTVAAGGVSIGVSQLHPHQSKPTSQFLGKKLRLIKPSGSLKTSSNHKTLVVFASGGELIHAVHDLFLGVGVGLPCTVMECGDMIYRSTLPKPNGLTITVPGTILAMGALSYLWATPGVAPGFFDMFVLAFVERFFRPTYKKDDFVLGKKLGEGAFGVVYKVSLANKKSKKEEELVLKKATEYGAVEIWMNERVRRACANSCADFKYGFLESSSKKEAEYWLIWRFEGEATLYDLMQSKDFPYNVETMILGKVQDLPKGLERENRIIQTIMRQILFALDGLHSTGIVHRDIKPQNIIFSEGSRSFKIIDLGAATDLRVGINYIPKEFLLDPRYAAPEQYIMSTQTPSAPSAPVATVLSPVLWQMNLPDRFDIYSTGLIFLQMAFPGLRTDSALIQFNRQLKRCDYDLVAWRNTVEPRASSELRKGFELLDLDGGIGWELLTSMVRYKPRQRISAKTALAYPYFDKEGLLALSVMQSLRLQLFRYTQQDYGEFARWVTRLMARSGTKQDGGFTEAQLQELLETAPKKKSSPRRNALASALWLQRKIVRTLNESMNELNNQRKSLWWSRWIPKEE from the exons ATGGCCGTCACCGTCGCAGCCGGAGGAGTTAGTATCGGAGTTTCCCAGCTCCACCCTCACCAATCAAAACCCACGTCCCAGTTTCTAGGCAAGAAGCTCAGACTAATCAAACCCTCTGGTTCACTCAAAACCAGCTCAAACCATAAAACCTTAGTGGTTTTCGCTTCCGGTGGCGAGCTGATCCACGCGGTTCACGACTTGTTTTTAGGGGTGGGTGTGGGGCTGCCCTGCACCGTGATGGAGTGCGGTGATATGATCTACAGAAGCACTCTTCCGAAACCTAATGGCTTGACGATCACGGTACCCGGTACCATTTTGGCTATGGGGGCTCTGTCTTATCTCTGGGCCACTCCGGGTGTGGCTCCCGGGTTCTTTGACATGTTTGTTCTTGCTTTTGTTGAGAGGTTTTTCAGACCCACTTACAAGAAG GATGACTTTGTTTTGGGGAAGAAATTGGGTGAAGGAGCTTTTGGAGTGGTTTACAAAGTTTCATTGGCTAACAAGAAGTCTAAG AAAGAAGAGGAGTTGGTATTGAAAAAGGCTACTGAATATGGTGCGGTGGAGATTTGGATGAATGAGCGGGTGCGAAGGGCGTGCGCCAACAGCTGTGCTGATTTTAAGTACGGCTTCCTTGAG AGTTCTTCAAAGAAAGAAGCTGAATATTGGCTTATATGGCGGTTTGAAGGGGAAGCCACACTTTATGATTTGATGCAAAGCAAAGATTTTCCCTACAAT GTAGAAACCATGATCCTTGGAAAAGTTCAGGATTTGCCAAAGGGTCTTGAAAGGGAAAATAGAATCATTCAAACAATAATGAGACAGATCTTATTTGCATTGGATGGTCTTCACTCAACAGGGATTGTGCACAGGGATATAAAGCCTCAAAATATTATTTTTTCTGAAG GCTCTCGTTCTTTCAAGATCATTGACCTTGGAGCTGCAACAGATTTGCGAGTCGGCATCAACTACATTCCAAAGGAGTTTCTTTTGGATCCAAG ATATGCTGCACCAGAGCAATACATCATGAGCACACAAACACCATCTGCACCCTCAGCTCCAGTGGCAACAGTCCTTTCCCCAGTTCTATGGCAG ATGAACTTGCCTGATAGATTTGATATCTACAGTACTGGACTCATTTTCTTACAAATG GCATTCCCAGGATTACGTACTGACAGCGCCCTCATACAATTCAACCGTCAGCTTAAAAGATGTGATTACGACTTGGTTGCCTGGAGGAATACTGTTGAGCCTCGAGCTAGCTCTGAACTCCGAAAAGGTTTTGAGTTGTTGGATTTAGATGGTGGAATTGGATGGGAACTACTGACATCAATGGTTCGGTACAAACCAAGACAAAGAATCAGTGCAAAAACAGCTTTAGCATATCCCTACTTTGACAAGGAAGGCCTGTTGGCGCTTTCTGTCATGCAGAGTCTGAGGCTGCAACTCTTCCGATACACACAGCAAGACTATGGAGAGTTTGCCAGATGGGTTACTCGGCTAATGGCAAGATCGGGAACCAAGCAGGACGGTGGCTTCACTGAAGCTCAGCTCCAGGAGCTCTTG GAAACGGCGCCTAAGAAGAAGTCTAGTCCTCGGAGAAATGCTCTTGCTTCAGCTCTTTGGCTGCAGAGGAAGATTGTCAGAACATTGAATGAGAGCATGAATGAGCTTAACAACCAGAGGAAGAGTCTCTGGTGGAGCAGGTGGATTCCCAAAGAGGAATGA
- the LOC101306515 gene encoding NAC domain-containing protein 8-like yields the protein MAGPSWLVDKKRIATKIRSASASDPGRIKWQSNPTRACPNCQYTIDNSDVSQEWPGLPKGVKFDPTDQEIIWHLLAKTGAGDLRPHPFIDAFITDFDGDDGVLCSHPKKLPGIKQDGSVSHFFHVAIKAYNTGTRKRRKIHDDDYGDIRWHKTGRTKPVILDGVQRGCKKIMVLYTSTAKGGKAEKTNWVMHQYHLGTDEDEKEGEYVISKIYYQQQQVKQADKTDQNSPESSDPVIQADPVTPKSVIPDPVIQANPVTPKSVIPEALNPDFNLVEDIPITCAEPNSVTPEPPRPERRQSTLGFGEGTHIASTDPFLQMQMNHHDMDCFEDEVHHGYEQSGSHDQHSVEIPNDEAINNDVNHTQEDPKWWDSESQNLLDSQQLVEGLSLCDDLLQSQSPIRGEHGNEPAQIKPCLADYAKLGAENLKKDLEECQNITLDPANMELGTPPDFRLSQLEFGSQDSFLSWGGKLAE from the exons ATGGCTGG ACCATCTTGGTTGGTGGACAAAAAGAGAATCGCAACAAAAATCAGGAGTGCATCTGCAAGTGATCCTGGAAGAATCAAATGGCAAAGCAACCCAACTAGAGCTTGCCCAAACTGCCAATATACAATCGACAACAGTGAT GTTTCTCAAGAGTGGCCAGGATTACCCAAGGGTGTGAAATTTGATCCAACAGATCAAGAGATTATATGGCACTTGCTTGCAAAAACTGGTGCAGGGGATTTGAGACCCCATCCTTTTATTGATGCATTTATCACAGATTTTGATGGTGATGACGGAGTCTTATGTTCTCATCCAAAGAAGCTGCCTG GTATCAAGCAAGATGGAAGTGTATCCCACTTCTTTCATGTAGCAATTAAGGCTTACAACACCGGTACTCGAAAGCGTCGAAAAATACATGATGATGATTATGGTGATATCCGCTGGCACAAGACTGGAAGGACTAAACCAGTGATCCTGGACGGGGTTCAAAGAGGGTGCAAGAAGATTATGGTTCTGTATACAAGCACGGCCAAAGGAGGGAAAGCTGAGAAAACCAATTGGGTCATGCACCAGTATCACCTTGGAACTGATGAGGATGAGAAGGAAGGGGAGTATGTTATTTCTAAAATATATTACCAGCAACAGCAAGTCAAGCAAGCTGATAAAACTGATCAAAATTCTCCTGAAAGTAGTGATCCTGTGATTCAAGCCGACCCGGTTACTCCTAAGTCAGTGATTCCGGATCCTGTGATTCAAGCCAACCCGGTTACTCCTAAGTCGGTGATTCCTGAAGCTTTGAACCCTGATTTTAATTTGGTAGAAGATATTCCTATTACTTGCGCAGAACCCAACTCAGTAACTCCTGAACCTCCGCGCCCTGAAAGGAGACAATCTACTCTTGGTTTTGGGGAAGGTACTCATATTGCTTCCACAGATCCCTTTCTTCAG ATGCAAATGAATCATCATGATATGGACTGTTTTGAAGATGAAGTTCATCATGGATATGAACAGTCTGGCTCTCATGATCAACACAGCGTAGAGATTCCAAATGATGAAGCAATAAACAATGATGTAAACCATACTCAGGAAGATCCAAAGTGGTGGGACAGTGAGTCACAGAATCTGCTAGATTCACAACAACTCGTGGAAGGCTTGTCTTTGTGTGATGATCTCCTTCAGAGCCAATCTCCAATTAGGGGTGAACATGGAAATGAGCCAGCACAGATCAAACCATGTCTTGCTGATTATGCTAAGCTAGGAGCAGAAAATCTAAAGAAGGATCTAGAGGAGTGCCAAAATATTACCCTCGATCCTGCTAACATGGAACTTGGAACACCTCCAGATTTCCGACTTAGCCAGCTT GAATTCGGATCACAGGACAGTTTCCTTTCTTGGGGTGGCAAATTGGCTGAGTGA
- the LOC101314276 gene encoding GC-rich sequence DNA-binding factor 1-like: MSSARPKNFRRRIDDDDDDDADTPSTTSTLKSLSKPSSSAAKPKKPQSQAPKLLSFVDDEENATPSRSSSSSSKRDKSSSSRLAKPSSAHKLTAAKDRLVNSTSSTASASLPSNVQPQAGTYTKEALRELQKNTRTLASSRTSSAAAAAEPTIVLRGSIKPADASIADAVNGARELDSDDEEQQGSKDRYPDQATIEAIRKKRERLRKSKPAAPDFIALDSGSNHGAAEGLSDEEPEFRNRIAMFGEKMENKKGVFEDVDDTGVDGGLRRESVVVEDDEDEEEKIWEEEQFRKGLGKRVDNDGASLGVSASVPRVHSAAPQPKASYNSIAGYSLAQSLAGVASIGGATGASQGSNALSINEQSEIAQKALLENVRKLKESHGRTKMSLTKANESLSASLLNITDLEKSLSAADEKYKFMQELRDFVSTICDFLQDKAPLIEELEEEMQKQRDERASAIFERRIADNDDEMMEVEAAVNAAMSIFSKEGTSAGVIAVAKSAAQAASAAVREQKNLPVKLDEFGRDMNLKKRLDMKGRAEARQRRRKRYEAKRESSMDVDSPDRTVEGESSTDESDGESKEYESHRQLVLGTADQVFSDAAEEYSQLSLVKERFEKWKREYRSSYRDAYMSLSVPIIFSPYVRLELLKWDPLRENTDFVKMSWHELLENYGVPEDGSDFASDDADANLIPALVEKVALPILHHQIVHCWDILSTRETKNAVAATSLVTDYVSSSEALEDLLVAIRTRLADAVSKLMVPTWSPLVLKAVPNAARIAAYRFGMSVRLMKNICLWKEILALPVLEKLAINELLCGKVIPHIRSIAADVHDAVTRTERVIASLSGVWSGSDVTGDRSRKLQSLVDYVLTLGKTIEKKHSLGVTQSETGGLARRLKKMLVELNEYDKARDVARTFHLKEAL, from the exons ATGAGCTCCGCCAGACCCAAAAACTTCCGCCGCCGCATCGACGACGACGACGACGACGATGCCGACACCCCTTCCACCACTTCCACTCTCAAATCCCTCTCAAAACCCTCCTCCTCCGCCGCCAAGCCTAAGAAGCCTCAGAGCCAAGCCCCGAAGCTCCTCAGCTTCGTCGACGACGAAGAAAACGCCACGCCGTCTCGCTCCTCCTCCTCCTCCTCAAAACGCGACAAGTCGTCTTCCTCCCGCCTCGCCAAGCCCTCCTCAGCTCACAAGCTCACCGCCGCCAAGGACCGTTTGGTAAATTCCACCTCCTCCACCGCCTCCGCTTCTCTCCCCTCCAATGTTCAGCCACAAGCCGGCACCTACACCAAGGAAGCCCTCCGTGAGCTTCAGAAGAACACTCGAACCCTAGCCAGCTCCAGAACCTCCTCCGCCGCCGCCGCCGCCGAGCCTACTATCGTCCTCAGGGGCTCGATTAAGCCCGCCGACGCCTCAATCGCCGACGCCGTTAACGGAGCCAGAGAGCTGGACTCCGACGACGAGGAACAGCAAGGGAGCAAGGATAGG TATCCTGATCAGGCCACCATTGAAGCCATTCGGAAGAAACGTGAGCGGCTCCGGAAGTCCAAGCCCGCCGCGCCGGATTTCATTGCATTGGATTCAGGGAGCAACCACGGCGCGGCGGAGGGGTTGAGTGATGAGGAGCCGGAGTTTCGCAACCGAATTGCAATGTTTGGGGAGAAAATGGAGAATAAGAAAGGTGTGTTTGAGGATGTTGATGATACGGGAGTGGATGGTGGATTGAGAAGAGAGAGTGTTGTAGTCGAAGACGATGAGGATGAAGAAGAGAAGATTTGGGAGGAAGAGCAGTTTCGGAAAGGGTTGGGGAAGAGGGTGGATAATGATGGGGCTAGTTTGGGGGTTAGTGCTAGTGTTCCTAGAGTTCATAGTGCTGCGCCGCAGCCCAAGGCTAGCTACAATTCAATCGCGGGGTATAGTTTGGCACAGAGTCTGGCTGGTGTGGCCAGTATAGGAGGGGCAACAGGAGCATCACAAGGTTCGAATGCTTTGTCCATAAACGAGCAATCTGAGATTGCTCAGAAAGCGTTGCTGGAAAATGTGAGGAAGCTTAAG GAAAGTCACGGAAGAACAAAGATGTCACTAACCAAGGCTAATGAGAGTCTATCTGCCTCGCTATTGAACATCACTGATCTTGAAAAGTCTCTGTCTGCTGCTGACGAGAAGTACAAGTTCATGCAAGAGCTTCGCGACTTTGTCTCTACCATATGTGACTTTTTGCAG GATAAAGCTCCCTTGATAGAGGAGCTTGAAGAGGAAATGCAGAAGCAACGTGACGAACGTGCTTCAGCTATTTTTGAAAGAAGAATTGCTGATAATGATGATGAAATGATGGAAGTAGAAGCAGCTGTAAATGCAGCAATGTCTATTTTCAGTAAAGAAGGTACCAGTGCTGGAGTAATTGCAGTTGCTAAAAGTGCAGCACAAGCTGCTTCTGCTGCTGTGAGAGAACAAAAAAATTTACCGGTCAAGCTAGATGAATTCGGTAGAGATATGAACCTTAAGAAACGTCTGGATATGAAAGGCAGGGCCGAAGCTCGTCAACGCAGGAGAAAAAGGTATGAAGCTAAGAGAGAGTCATCCATGGATGTGGACAGTCCTGATCGGACGGTAGAAGGGGAATCAAGCACTGATGAGAGTGACGGTGAGAGTAAAGAGTACGAGTCACACCGCCAGTTGGTGCTGGGGACTGCTGATCAAGTTTTCAGTGATGCAGCTGAGGAATATTCACAACTTTCACTTGTCAAAGAAAGGTTTGAAAAATGGAAGAGAGAGTATCGATCAAGTTACCGTGATGCTTACATGTCATTGAGTGTTCCTATTATATTCTCTCCATACGTAAGGCTGGAGCTCTTGAAGTGGGACCCTCTCCGTGAGAACACAGATTTTGTAAAGATGAGCTG GCATGAATTATTAGAGAATTACGGTGTACCGGAGGATGGTTCGGATTTTGCATCTGATGATGCTGATGCTAACCTTATCCCTGCATTGGTGGAAAAGGTTGCATTACCCATTTTGCATCATCAAATTGTTCACTGCTGGGATATTCTCAGCACAAGAGAGACAAAGAATGCAGTTGCTGCCACGAGCTTGGTAACAGATTATGTCTCTTCCAGTGAGGCTCTTGAAGACTTATTAGTTGCTATTCGCACCCGTCTGGCAGATGCTGTCTCGAAACTTATG GTCCCAACATGGAGCCCACTTGTATTGAAAGCAGTGCCAAATGCTGCAAGAATTGCAGCGTATCGATTTGGCATGTCTGTTCGTTTGATGAAAAATATCTGCTTGTGGAAAGAAATCCTTGCTTTGCCAGTTCTAGAGAAGCTTGCTATTAATGAGCTTTTGTGTGGCAAAGTTATACCTCACATTCGAAGCATTGCTGCCGATGTTCATGATGCAGTTACAAGAACTGAAAGGGTTATTGCTTCTCTGTCAGGGGTGTGGTCAGGTTCAGATGTTACAGGAGACCGTAG CCGCAAGTTGCAATCCCTGGTGGATTATGTGCTGACGCTGGGGAAGACTATAGAGAAGAAGCATTCGCTGGGTGTTACACAAAGTGAAACTGGTGGACTGGCTCGTAGATTGAAGAAGATGCTGGTTGAGCTCAACGAGTATGACAAGGCCAGGGACGTAGCTAGGACCTTCCATCTAAAAGAGGCATTGTGA